Within the Fischerella sp. PCC 9605 genome, the region TCAATCAGACCGACCTTATGGGACAGATGATACGCCGTAAAATCGGACAAAGCGCGGGCACAATCAGTTTCAGTAGGCCAAACAACAGGTAACGGCGCTATAAGCTGGAGTACTTTTCGCACCTGCTGTTTGTTTTGAGCATCTTGAATCAACTCCATGACGACAAAGCCAGGAATGCTTAGCAGTTCTGGGAGCGAGGCAAACCAAGCGAGTGCAGGTGCACAGCCCCGCTGAATGTCGATCATGATGTCGGTATCGACGAGGTACATGTGCTACCTAAACCCGTGAGCGGGTTTCAGCCTCGTGACGCAACTTGCGTGCATGCTCCTGACTATCCGCGATATCAGGTCGGGAGTTAATCACGCCG harbors:
- a CDS encoding PIN domain-containing protein translates to MYLVDTDIMIDIQRGCAPALAWFASLPELLSIPGFVVMELIQDAQNKQQVRKVLQLIAPLPVVWPTETDCARALSDFTAYHLSHKVGLIDALIAACAIGRNATLCTFNVKHYRVIPGLSIEQPYSR